The region AATGAGCTGCAAAATAAATCCTCTTTTAAGACCTGTTACAAAGCCTAAAAGAAGCAACACAATTAAAATGATATTAAGCATTGACTCAGTCATTCCTCTTTTCCATAAAGTTTTTGTTCAAGTCTCTCATAATCTTCTTTCAGTTTTATATATTCGTGTACAGCATTCACAGCTGTTAATACTGCTAATTTATTGATATCTAAAGAAGGGTTTTTAGTACTGATTTCACGCATTTTTTCATCCACTATAGAGGCGACAAGTCGAATGTGGCTTGTACTTTCGCTACCGACGATGCTGTACTGCTGACCAAAGATGTCAACTGTCGCACGTGTTTTATCTTGTCTTGACACGAGAAAATCCTCCGTTCCACGAAAAATCCTAATCCCTATCATACCACGAAGAAGACTTCAATGGAAACATATCTATATTTAAGCTATCATAAGGGATAGTGCTTATAAAGTAAACTAAAATACCCCGAAAGGAGTGAAGCATTATGTCACATGCTGTTATTAAGGTATCAGCTGATCAAATAGCTAAAATGAAACTTCATTACACATCCTATTTGCAGCCTAAACTGCCGCAGGGAAGTATTTTTGCAGCTAAAACCCCCGGCTGTTCTATCACTGCGTACCGCTCTGGAAAAGTACTTTTTCAAGGAAAAGAAGCTGAAACAGAAGCGGCTAAATGGGGAGGCCCTTTAGATGCTGCCAAAAAGGTTCCTGCCTCACACCTCCCATCAAACTTCAGCTCACTATCCGTCATCGGTTCTGACGAAGTAGGGACAGGAGATTATTTTGGCCCTATGACCGTTGTTGCTGCCTATGTTCAAAAAGAGCAGCTTCCTTTGTTAAAAGAATTAGGAGTACGAGATTCAAAAGAGTTAACGGATGCTAAAATCATTGAAATTGCCAAGCAGCTTGTTTCGTTTATTCCCTACAGTTTGCTTGTCTTACATAACGAAAAGTATAATGCATTTCAAGAAAAAGGCATGTCACAAGGTAAAATGAAAGCACTGTTGCACAACAAGGCTTTATCCAACGTGTTAAAAAAATTGGATCCTGAAAAACCTGATGCCATCTTAATTGACCAGTTTGTTGAAAAAAACACCTATTATAAACACGTGGTAAAGGAAAAAGAGATTATCAAAGAAAATGTCTTTTTCAGTACAAAAGGAGAAAGCGTTCATTTATCTGTAGCTGCTGCTTCCATTATTGCCAGATACGCATTTTTAAAACAAATGGATTTGCTAACGGAAAAGACCGGGATGGTCATTCCTCGCGGAGCTGGAGCACAAGTTGATATCGCCGCTGCTAAAATTATTAAAAAACATGGCGTCAATGCGCTGAACTCTTTAGCTAAAATCCATTTTGCTAATACAGAAAAAGCTTTAAAATTAGCTAAAAAATAAGAGATGTGGAAATCCACATCTCTTTTTTTATTCTTATGAACGAAGCGTTGCACCAAATTCTTTTTCAACAGCTTCTAACACTGCACCGTGTGCTTTTGCTACTTCTTCATCTGTTAATGTACGTTCAGGATCTAAATAACGTAAAGAGAAAGCTACAGATTTCTTGCCTTCTTCCATACGCTCGCCTTCATATAGGTCAAACACCGTCACATCTTTTAAAAGTTCTCCGCCCGCTGCATAGATGACGCGCTGAACTTCTCCTGCAAGAACGTTTTTATCTACAACAAGTGCAATATCACGTGTAATAGATGGGAATCTTGGAATAGCTGAATAACGAACTTCTTCGACATCTGCAGCTAATAGCTCTTGAAGGTGTAATTCAAATACGTATGTTTCACGAAGACCATACTGTTTCTGAGCAACAGGATGAACTTGACCTACGTATCCAATTTCTTTTTCATCTAACCATACAGCCGCTGTACGTCCAGGGTGCATACCGTCTTTTTTAACGGGAGCATATGAGATTCTTTTCTCTAAACCAAGCTGTGCAAATAACCCTTCTAGTACACCTTTAATCACATAGAAATCAACGGCTTTCTTTTCACCTTGCCAGCCGTGAGTATGCCATAGACCCGTGATTGCACCAGCTACGCGCTCCTGCTCATCCGGCAATTCTCCTTCACCTTTAGATAAGAACACTGAGCCTGTTTCGTATAGCGCAATAGAATCCGATTGACGAGCATTATTATGCTTCACTGCTTCAAGTAAATGAGGCACTAAGCTTTGACGAAGGATGCTGCGATCTTCACTCATCGGCATTGCTAAACCAATCGTACTTGTTGCATTTAGTGCAAACTGAGTAGCTTTTTCAGTGCTCGTTAACGAATATGTTGTTGTTTGTGCTAGTCCCGCTCCCTCTAAGAAACGGCGAACTTTACGGCGTCCAAGCTGATACTCTGTTAATTTCCCTGGAGTTGCCACTGTTACAGGAAGCGTTGTAGGAAGGTTGTCATAGCCATACATACGCGCTACTTCCTCGACGATATCTTCTTCGATTGTAATATCACCTCTACGAGTTGGCACTGTTACAACAATTGTTTCGTCTTCCACTTTGTTTTCAAATTGAAGACGGTTCATAATATCTTGTACTTCTTCCATTGATAGCTCTGTACCAAGTACATCGTTAATACGTCCAAGTGACACAGCTACAACAGCAGGTTCCACAGTTAGTGTATCTACTTCTACAGTCCCGCTTACCACTTCACCTGAAGCGTATTCAGCCATTAATTCTGCTGCGCGGTCAGCAGCTACACGCGTACGGTTAGGATCAATTCCTTTTTCAAAACGAGCGCTTGCCTCACTGCGAAGACCGTGGTCTTTTGAAGCTTGGCGAACCGTTAAGCCTTTGAAGTAAGCTGATTCAATGAGAACATTTACCGTATCGTCTTTCACTTCAGAGTTTGCTCCGCCCATTACACCTGCAAGAGCTACTGGTTCACTTCCGTTTGTAATGACAAGCTGATTACCTTTTAACACGCGCTCTTGATCATCAAGTGTTACAAACTTCTCGCCTTCTGACGCATGACGTACAACAATTTCTTTTGAACCAATACGATCATAGTCAAAAGCATGCAGCGGCTGACCGTATTCAAGCAAAATATAGTTGGTAATATCAACAACGTTGTTATGAGGGCGAATACCAGCTGCCATTAAACGCGTTTGCATCCATAATGGTGACGGAGCAATTTTTACATTTTTTACAACGCGCGCTACATAAAGCGGATTGTCTTCTTTTGCTTCTACTTTAACGGAAATATAATCAGATGCTTGTTCATCAGACGTTTGCACGTTTACTGATGGATACTTCACTTCACGACGTAAAATAGCGGCTACTTCATGTGCTACGCCCAACATACTTAAGCAGTCTGAACGGTTTGGTGTTAGCCCTAGTTCTAATACTTCATCGTTTAAGTTTAATGCATCTAGTGCATCCGCTCCTACTTCAGCATCGCTTGGGAAGACGAAGATGCCTTCTTGATAATCTTTTGCCACAAGCTTGCTTTCAATGCCAAGCTCTTGAAGAGAACAAATCATACCGTTCGATTCTTCACCGCGAAGCTTAGCGCGCTTGATTTTAAAGTTACCTGGAAGTACAGCTCCCACTTTTGCAACCGCTACTTTTTGGCCTTGTGCCACGTTTGGTGCCCCGCACACGATTTGAACGATTTCTCCTTCACCAAGATCTACTTGACAGCGGCTTAATTTATCAGCATTTGGATGCTGTTCACGTTCTACAACGTGACCAATTACCACTCCGCTGATGCCTTTATTTAAGTTTTCTACACCTTCAACTTCAATTCCACTTTTTGTGATTTTATCAGCTAACTCTTCTGCCGTTACGCCTGATAAGTCAACATACTCTTGTAACCAACGATAAGATACAAACATCGTAGTCCCTCCTTTATACTTGTTTAAATTGATCTAAGAAACGAACATCATTTGTATAGAAATGACGAATATCATCCACGCCGTGTTTTAACATAGCAATACGCTCTACACCGATTCCAAAAGCAAAACCACGATATTTAGTTGAATCGTATCCAGCCATTTCAAGAACATTTGGATGAACCATGCCGGCTCCTAAAATTTCAATCCAGCCTGTTTGTTTACATACATTACAGCCTTTACCTCCACATTTTGCACACGATACGTCTACTTCTACAGACGGCTCAGTGAATGGGAAGAAACTTGGACGAAGACGAATTTCACGGTCTGCACCGAACATCTTTTTCACAAATACTTCAAGCGTGCCTTTTAAATCGCTCATACGAATATTTTCGTCTACTACAAGACCTTCAATTTGCATAAATTGATGAGAATGCGTAGCATCATCGTCGTCGCGGCGGTACACTTTACCTGGGCAAATAATTTTAACAGGTCCTTTGCCTTCATTCTTGTTCATAACACGAGCTTGAACAGTTGATGTATGTGTACGAAGAAGCGTTTCCTCCGTAATATAGAATGTATCTTGCATATCACGCGCTGGGTGACCTTTTGGCAAGTTCAGCGCTTCGAAATTATAGTAGTCCTGCTCTACTTCCGGTCCTTCTGCTACTTCATAGCCCATTCCTAAGAATAAATCTTCTACTTCTTCAACCACGCTTGTTAGCGGGTGATGCGTACCTGCTTTAACAGGGCGTCCTGGCAGCGTTACGTCGATTGTTTCTGAAGCAAGTTTACGCTCTACCTCGGCTGCTTCTAACGCCGTTTGTTTTTCTTCAATTTTAGATGCAATAGCTTCACGTACTTCATTTGCGAGTGCTCCCATTACGGGACGCTCTTCAGCTGAAAGTTTTCCCATACCGCGAAGTACTTCTGTGATAGGGCCTTTCTTTCCTAAATAAGCTACGCGTACGTCGTTTAATTCTTTTAAAGCACTTGCTGCTTCGACTTTTGCAATTGCTTCTTGTTGAAGTTCTTGTAAACGTTCTTTCATCACTTATTCCTCCTTTTAACGTAAAAAATGACAAATAAAAAAACCTCCTCCCAAAAAAGGGACGAGGATTAGTCGCGTTACCACCCTTGTTAACTATATACGCAGACGTATACAGTTCACTTCATTCAAGTTAACGGAATCTCCGGAACACCTTTACATCTATGTAAGATGGTCTAAGTGTCAACTCAAGAGGTGAATTCACTTATTACATTTATAAAAATGCTTTCAGTCACGGCATTTTCTCCCTGCATAAACGGACATAAGCTACTGCTCTCTTTCATCGTTTTTTACATATGTAACTATTGTATTATTATAGTGAAAACACGTTCTCGATGCAACTACATTCCGCGTAAATAATAAAGTAAGATTCCAGAAGCGATGGCAACATTTAGCGACTCGCTCTTTCCATAGATGGGAATGTACAGATTCTGATCCGTTTGTTTCAACACTTTCTCACTTACACCGCTTCCTTCATTTCCCACAATCAGCGCAAATTCGTTTGAAGGTTTTACGCTTGTATAGGCCTTTCCATTTTGTAACGACGTGCCGTAAACTGCTATTCCTTTTTCTTTTAACAGTGAAATCATTTCCAGTAAGTCACCTTTTACAATCGGAAGATGAAAAATAGCTCCTTGCGTTGAACGAACGACTTTTGGGTTATACACATCCACGCTGCCCTCTCCAACGACAATAGCGTCCACTCCGGCAGCATCAGCTGTTCGAATAATTGTGCCTAGGTTACCTGGATCTTGCACTGCATCTAAAAGCAATACTTTCTGTGCTGTATGAATGATTTCTGCATACTTCGTTTGAAAACACACAGCGATAATTCCTTGAGGTGCTTCTGTGTCAGATAATAATTTAATAATTGCTTCGTTTACAACGGTTATTTCTATACCCTCTATATTCCACTGTGCTGGCACTTCGGTCGATTCGCGTATAATGAGTTCCTTTACGCAATCGTTATTTTTGATAGCTTCTTCGACTAAATGAAAGCCTTCTACCATAAAAAGACCTTGTTTATCACGGTCTTTTTTATTATGCAGCTTTTTCCACGCTTTTACCTGCGGATTTTTAACTGAATCAATTTGTTTCACAAACATAACTCCTTTATCTATACAAAAATAAATAGTTCGATTACATTTTGCTCAATAATCATTAGATAAGTTTCACTTTATTGTACATAGAAATCGCAAAGAAAACAAAAACTATTGGTAACTTTACGATAGCTGAGGTGAAAATGATGGATCTTAATTTACGAAATGCTGTTATTGCAAACGTTTCAGGAAACTCAAAAGAAGAGCTTGAAGCTACAATTTCTGACGCTATTCAAAGCGGTGAAGAAAAAATGCTCCCTGGACTTGGTGTTTTATTTGAGGTGCTTTGGGAAAAGTCTCCAGAATCAGAAAAAGAAGAAATTCTGACAACGCTTGAAAACGGTTTAAAATAAATAGCCTTTTCCTATGTACAACAAAAAGCTCATTCTCCTAAGAGAATGAGCTTTTTTTAATTATACGTAATTGCGTTAACCGTATCTCGGTCTAAGCGTTTAATTACTTCGGCAATTAATTTAACTGCATTTTCATAATCATCACGATGAAGCATCGCTGCATGAGAATGGATATAACGAGTTGCAATTGTAATCGAAAGTGCTGGCACACCGTTAGCTGAAATATGGATAGAACCTGAGTCCGTACCGCCTCCAGCGATTGCATCAAATTGATACGGAATATTTAATTCATCTGCCACATCTACCACTGTATCTCGAAGTCCTTTATGAGAAACCATGGAAGCATCATATAAAATGATTTGCGGACCATCTCCCATTTTAGAAGATGCTTCTTTATCAGAAACGCCAGGTGTATCTCCAGCGATACCGACATCAACAGCAAATGCAATATCCGGTTCAATAAAGTTAGCGGATGTTTTTGCACCTCGAAGTCCAACTTCTTCTTGCACCGTTCCTACACCATACACAACATTTTCGTGTGTTTCATTCTTTAAAGCTTTTAATACATCAATAGCGATTGCACAGCCAATACGGTTATCCCAGGCTTTCGCTAGCAGCATCTTTTCGTTGTTCATAACCGTAAATTCGAAATAAGGCACAACCTGATCACCAGGTTTCACTCCCCACTCCGCTACTTCTTCTCTACTAGAGGCGCCAATATCGATGAACATATCTTTAATGTCAACTGGCTTTTTACGAACTTCTGGAGGCAGGATATGAGGAGGCTTCGAGCCAATAATCCCCGTTACCTCTCCTTTAGATGTAACGATGGTTACACGTTGAGCAAGCATGACTTGAGACCACCATCCGCCTACCGTTTGAAAACGAATAAAGCCGCGTTCATCAATTTGAGTCACCATAAAACCTACTTCATCTAAGTGACCGGCTACCATAATTTTAGGCCCTTGTTCGTTGCCCACTTTTTTCGCAATCAAACTGCCTAGTCCATCCGTCGTTACTTCATCTGCATAAGGTGCAATATATTTCTTCATAACCTCACGCGGTTCACGTTCATTGCCAGGAATTCCTTTTGCATCTGTTAGTGCTTTAAGCATCGTTAATGTTTCATCTAACTTTGTCATATGGATTACCCCTTTCATATGTATACCTCTATTATAGCTAAAAAGAGGTTGAATTAAAATTTCCCATCACTTTATTTCTAGTATCCTTGTTCTTGGCGTTTAAAATTCACTTCATTTTTTGAGATGTACGCCCCTTCAATATGTTCAGCGGAAAAACCAAACATATCGCCAAGCGCCATGTAAGATACGAACATGTTCACATAGCTTTCTTTCGACAGGTCCTGCTCGAAAGCAGAAACTTGTGCAAATACCTGTAAAAATTGTGCTGTTTTTGAATCACTTGCTTTTGCTTTTGGCAGCTCAGTC is a window of Priestia aryabhattai DNA encoding:
- a CDS encoding TrmH family RNA methyltransferase: MFVKQIDSVKNPQVKAWKKLHNKKDRDKQGLFMVEGFHLVEEAIKNNDCVKELIIRESTEVPAQWNIEGIEITVVNEAIIKLLSDTEAPQGIIAVCFQTKYAEIIHTAQKVLLLDAVQDPGNLGTIIRTADAAGVDAIVVGEGSVDVYNPKVVRSTQGAIFHLPIVKGDLLEMISLLKEKGIAVYGTSLQNGKAYTSVKPSNEFALIVGNEGSGVSEKVLKQTDQNLYIPIYGKSESLNVAIASGILLYYLRGM
- a CDS encoding M42 family metallopeptidase, encoding MTKLDETLTMLKALTDAKGIPGNEREPREVMKKYIAPYADEVTTDGLGSLIAKKVGNEQGPKIMVAGHLDEVGFMVTQIDERGFIRFQTVGGWWSQVMLAQRVTIVTSKGEVTGIIGSKPPHILPPEVRKKPVDIKDMFIDIGASSREEVAEWGVKPGDQVVPYFEFTVMNNEKMLLAKAWDNRIGCAIAIDVLKALKNETHENVVYGVGTVQEEVGLRGAKTSANFIEPDIAFAVDVGIAGDTPGVSDKEASSKMGDGPQIILYDASMVSHKGLRDTVVDVADELNIPYQFDAIAGGGTDSGSIHISANGVPALSITIATRYIHSHAAMLHRDDYENAVKLIAEVIKRLDRDTVNAITYN
- the pheT gene encoding phenylalanine--tRNA ligase subunit beta, encoding MFVSYRWLQEYVDLSGVTAEELADKITKSGIEVEGVENLNKGISGVVIGHVVEREQHPNADKLSRCQVDLGEGEIVQIVCGAPNVAQGQKVAVAKVGAVLPGNFKIKRAKLRGEESNGMICSLQELGIESKLVAKDYQEGIFVFPSDAEVGADALDALNLNDEVLELGLTPNRSDCLSMLGVAHEVAAILRREVKYPSVNVQTSDEQASDYISVKVEAKEDNPLYVARVVKNVKIAPSPLWMQTRLMAAGIRPHNNVVDITNYILLEYGQPLHAFDYDRIGSKEIVVRHASEGEKFVTLDDQERVLKGNQLVITNGSEPVALAGVMGGANSEVKDDTVNVLIESAYFKGLTVRQASKDHGLRSEASARFEKGIDPNRTRVAADRAAELMAEYASGEVVSGTVEVDTLTVEPAVVAVSLGRINDVLGTELSMEEVQDIMNRLQFENKVEDETIVVTVPTRRGDITIEEDIVEEVARMYGYDNLPTTLPVTVATPGKLTEYQLGRRKVRRFLEGAGLAQTTTYSLTSTEKATQFALNATSTIGLAMPMSEDRSILRQSLVPHLLEAVKHNNARQSDSIALYETGSVFLSKGEGELPDEQERVAGAITGLWHTHGWQGEKKAVDFYVIKGVLEGLFAQLGLEKRISYAPVKKDGMHPGRTAAVWLDEKEIGYVGQVHPVAQKQYGLRETYVFELHLQELLAADVEEVRYSAIPRFPSITRDIALVVDKNVLAGEVQRVIYAAGGELLKDVTVFDLYEGERMEEGKKSVAFSLRYLDPERTLTDEEVAKAHGAVLEAVEKEFGATLRS
- the pheS gene encoding phenylalanine--tRNA ligase subunit alpha — translated: MKERLQELQQEAIAKVEAASALKELNDVRVAYLGKKGPITEVLRGMGKLSAEERPVMGALANEVREAIASKIEEKQTALEAAEVERKLASETIDVTLPGRPVKAGTHHPLTSVVEEVEDLFLGMGYEVAEGPEVEQDYYNFEALNLPKGHPARDMQDTFYITEETLLRTHTSTVQARVMNKNEGKGPVKIICPGKVYRRDDDDATHSHQFMQIEGLVVDENIRMSDLKGTLEVFVKKMFGADREIRLRPSFFPFTEPSVEVDVSCAKCGGKGCNVCKQTGWIEILGAGMVHPNVLEMAGYDSTKYRGFAFGIGVERIAMLKHGVDDIRHFYTNDVRFLDQFKQV
- the zapA gene encoding cell division protein ZapA — its product is MSRQDKTRATVDIFGQQYSIVGSESTSHIRLVASIVDEKMREISTKNPSLDINKLAVLTAVNAVHEYIKLKEDYERLEQKLYGKEE
- the sspI gene encoding small acid-soluble spore protein SspI gives rise to the protein MDLNLRNAVIANVSGNSKEELEATISDAIQSGEEKMLPGLGVLFEVLWEKSPESEKEEILTTLENGLK
- the rnhC gene encoding ribonuclease HIII is translated as MSHAVIKVSADQIAKMKLHYTSYLQPKLPQGSIFAAKTPGCSITAYRSGKVLFQGKEAETEAAKWGGPLDAAKKVPASHLPSNFSSLSVIGSDEVGTGDYFGPMTVVAAYVQKEQLPLLKELGVRDSKELTDAKIIEIAKQLVSFIPYSLLVLHNEKYNAFQEKGMSQGKMKALLHNKALSNVLKKLDPEKPDAILIDQFVEKNTYYKHVVKEKEIIKENVFFSTKGESVHLSVAAASIIARYAFLKQMDLLTEKTGMVIPRGAGAQVDIAAAKIIKKHGVNALNSLAKIHFANTEKALKLAKK